agctttgcgaccGAACTGGAGAAGATAGAGACGTTGAAGATTTGTTTTCCGGATTTCAAAATCAACCATGTGCCACGAGTGCGCAATCAGCTATCTGACTTcttagctaagactgctagaaACTTTCGTAGGGagttacttttcattggttgttttattccggtctggttacccagaccacctcaagcttgagtaatagaacggccgtttgacgtcaaaaaaaaaaaaaaatcttaggtatttcaaaaaaaaaagtttcaaaaaaaaaaacacacacacacaatatTCTTATATACTCTTCTCAAATAAAAAATTGCCCCCTTGAAAAATAAGTTGTCTCTGTCCAGAGAACCTGCAAATGAAATCTTTATATCTGTAAATTTTGAATCAAATGggatatatatttgtaattgtcctaaaccataaacccacaAAATATGCCATCTAATCATTAACGGTAAGGTTGTTTTTTATAATCAAACTCCTAGAGAGCTATAAAGACTCTGCACATCAGGTTCCCACATCGAAGGTGCTTGACCATTCTGTTACataatcaaacatatatattgttaGTAAACTAAACTTTACATGATTGCTCATAATGGAAGAGAAAATATAAAGCATAACCTACGTTGAAACATTGCAGTGGTGGATCAGAACTGGTAATCACTTGTTGCATTGGATTGAAATGAAGATAACCGGTACTAACTATTTCATGAGGATAAACGGAATTAACCATTTCATCTATATGGAAATCCAACCTTGAATTCAGAGCTGCTAGTTTCATCGATAAGAACTGTTTCAAACAATTATCATATAGTAAGGTACAAACTAAAGAATCTAATGAATGCAGTGTATAGTCTGTAAAAGATATTGGAGATGAATTTTCAGACCTCGACCTGTGTCTGAAGGGACAGAACATAGTTAATGATCTCATCAAGCTTCCCTGCTTTGCTTGTGATCTTGTCACATCCAGGAACTAAAGCTTGAAGATACTTCATTCTCTCGCTGATCTTTTCTCTTCTAGCCTTCACATTATTATAATCAAACCATTATTCTCAACAacgttataaaaaataatataaagggcTTAGTTGAAATGAATTAACGAGTCTCTCTCACTCGTTCTGCAATGCTGTGGCTATCAGTGGCTTGTCCTCTACGTGCACGAACATGGATATAATCCCTTTTCTGCGATCCCTTCGTCACTTTTGATGAATC
The sequence above is drawn from the Brassica napus cultivar Da-Ae chromosome A8, Da-Ae, whole genome shotgun sequence genome and encodes:
- the LOC106359756 gene encoding transcription factor bHLH63-like isoform X2 gives rise to the protein MMMMMMMNGATEAELLLNCTNMSFLQLQRDHLRYHHHPGFFSNFSTINGGESDGFLATTGLNIPDIYREKTTESDAILSMSPENITTSATFVSENLKKRKLDDVVTETKVCDEKRMMMRNKAKKEENNFSNDSSKVTKGSQKRDYIHVRARRGQATDSHSIAERARREKISERMKYLQALVPGCDKITSKAGKLDEIINYVLSLQTQFLSMKLAALNSRLDFHIDEMVNSVYPHEIVSTGYLHFNPMQQVITSSDPPLQCFNNGQAPSMWEPDVQSLYSSLGV
- the LOC106359756 gene encoding transcription factor bHLH63-like isoform X1 — its product is MMMMMMMNGATEAELLLNCTNMSFLQLQRDHLRYHHHPGFFSNFSTINGGESDGFLATTGLNIPDIYREKTTESDAILSMSPENITTSATFVSENLKKRKLDDVVTETKVCDEKRMMMRNKAKKEENNFSNDSSKVTKGSQKRDYIHVRARRGQATDSHSIAERARREKISERMKYLQALVPGCDKITSKAGKLDEIINYVLSLQTQVEFLSMKLAALNSRLDFHIDEMVNSVYPHEIVSTGYLHFNPMQQVITSSDPPLQCFNNGQAPSMWEPDVQSLYSSLGV